In Heterodontus francisci isolate sHetFra1 unplaced genomic scaffold, sHetFra1.hap1 HAP1_SCAFFOLD_1064, whole genome shotgun sequence, the following proteins share a genomic window:
- the LOC137359308 gene encoding claudin-9-like yields the protein MVLSKRREGDWVSQNDTAHRDPFQFILQSQSGNWANESLSFSFPLAGVAPRAGDGVHRPPDPGADAGGLRRDGSPDRVRPARLEGVASVGGIGTNSSEPAWEGLWMECGATGPGGGGRSCATYEPSAALPQDLRAARALTLAALAISLLGLCLGAAGCPCARGPARGASLGLAAGLASLAAGLLMLLTGSWSAHAARQQLLDPLVALDLKREPGPATYLALAAGALLVLGGALLCCSWPRAAERFQGTLHHASSTARKPRRSRP from the coding sequence atggtactgtcaaagaggagagagggggattggGTTTCCCAGAATGACACGGCCCACAGAGATCCGTTCCAATTCATCCTGCAAAGCCAGAGCGGGAATTGGGCTAACGAGAGCctctctttctcttttcccttGGCAGGAGTTGCGCCCCGAGCGGGAGATGGCGTCCACCGCCCTCCGGATCCTGGGGCTGACGCTGGTGGCCTTCGGCGGGACGGCAGCCCTGATCGCGTGCGCCCTGCCCGCCTGGAGGGTGTCGCTAGCGTCGGGGGCATCGGCACCAACAGCAGCGAGCCGGCCTGGGAGGGCCTGTGGATGGAGTGCGGGGCGACGGGGCCGGGCGGCGGGGGGCGGAGCTGCGCGACCTACGAACCTTCGGCGGCCTTGCCCCAGGACCTGCGGGCCGCCCGGGCCCTGACCCTGGCGGCGCTGGCCATCTCCCTGCTGGGCCTCTGCCTCGGGGCCGCGGGCTGCCCCTGCGCCCGGGGCCCCGCCCGGGGAGCCAGCCTGGGCCTGGCCGCGGGTTTGGCCTCCCTGGCGGCGGGCCTGCTGATGCTGCTGACCGGCAGCTGGTCGGCCCACGCCGCCCGGCAGCAGCTCCTGGACCCGCTGGTCGCCCTGGACCTCAAGCGGGAGCCGGGTCCCGCCACCTACCTGGCTTTGGCGGCCGGGGCCCTCCTGGTGCTGGGCGGCGCCCTCCTCTGCTGCTCCTGGCCCAGGGCCGCCGAGCGATTCCAGGGCACGCTGCACCACGCCAGCTCGACGGCCAGGAAACCCAGGCGGAGTCGCCCGTGA